The Miscanthus floridulus cultivar M001 chromosome 6, ASM1932011v1, whole genome shotgun sequence genomic interval AGCTTTGCCTtagtttgggcgagatcggactccatcgatagCCCTCTCTCCTCCATGAAGTGCTAGAGCGCGACCTCCTTGTCATCATGAAGGACGAACCGAGCCTTCCTCGGGTCACTGAGGTAGGCCACACCAGCTCGCGGGTCACCTTGAACCGGATGGAAGATCCAGTCACCGCAACATCGTGCGATgactggaccaccgccagctcctatgACGGCGGGATGGCCGGTGGCTCCACCCTGGTGCCTGCCTCACTGAAgtaggggatctccactatctcAACCCCATGGCCCACCAGCAGATGTTCTACCTTTGGCCTAGTCGAGTCACCTCCCGACACCTCTAGCTCTGACCAGGAGGGTGAGCCATGCGTCCCTCCACAGGGCAAGGCAGGGAGCCcgatctccctcctctcttccgctGTAGCTGGTGCGGGGGGATCACAAGGGTCACCTTTGACCTAGCCTCTACCATCGCCACAGGGATTGCCGCCATCACCGTCGCTGCCGCTGCCACCGTGCTCGTAGCTGGCCAGGAGGGCACAACCCCCGAAAGGGCAGGTCACACCACCACCAGCCTGCTTTCCCCACTGCTCATTGTAACTCGCtataggctgggtctccactcctcccgcaCGGGAGGCGGGGCGATGCTCAATCCTGTCAATACCTGGCCACTGTCAAAATAAGTACAGGTCAGTCATGCTCAAAGAACTCAACTGTGAGATCaaaagaaacatagatacataccTAGACGAAAGGTTTAGGGCCCTGAAGCCCTGGCCCGCTGGCAACGAGTCCGCTGGACGAGGACCACTCATGGGTCATGACCAGCGCCCCCTCGTATCGACCGAGGGAGGAGTCGACCCAGCCGATTCCCGATTAGCCCTCAAATGGCCGCGCCTATTGGCTCATGGCGTGCCCACTGGAGAAACTAATGGGGCCTCTCCCCATTGTGGCTCATGCACATGCACCGACCCCAAAGATGTGGGGGTATGGGCATGCTCCTCCGACTAGCTAGCATGCCCCGCCATGCTTGGAGTAGGGGCGGTAAAGCCAGCGACACCTCCAATGGGCACGGCGACCGTGCCCGCTTCACCTCTCTCTTGACGGCGGCATCTGAGCTCATGGCGCGCTTTGTTGACACAGGAACATCACTGCGCCTCTCCGTATCCCACCCACCGCCAATGGGCGCGGCTGTAGGCGCgcgatgctccaccgaggtcacgacGACACCCCTATCTCTATCATCCTTGGAGGTGCTCACGTcgccacccatctccatgggctcctctgTCTGGAGCTCCCCCTCCACGTCGCTTAGGTTTTCGCCAGCCCGTACCCACCGGGCGATCTCCTTCTTGTGCCTCCTCTGAGCCTTCTTAGCtttattcttcttcttggtgtccgccgcctccttctgggcagcTTACCGAGCCACGCCCTCTGGCTCCCTCGGGAGATGCGGCCAAGATTTGTAACCGACAAGTCCCTACGAAGCGGATGACTCGAAGTCAAAATATGGGAGAGCAAAAGGGAAAACACGGAATAAGGAGAGGGGAGCGTACCAGAGTGGACAGCTTCACGGCGTGGAGGGGTCTAGGCTTTCCTTCGAGGGACTCTTGGGCCCTCAGCTACAGCACCCGATCGAgccgactccagacctcgtccttTGCTAACTCCTCTGATGACACGCGATCAGGATCTGTTGGACCCAAGTAGTTCCACATTGGTCGCCTCCTCTCTGCCAGCGGGGCAACCCGATGGcgaaagaaggtgtggaacacccatagCCTATCGAGGCCGTGTTGCACCAGCTTCTGGAGCTTCGCCTCGATGATCACCAGCTTGTTCTGCCGACTCAAGGGCCCCCATGACTAGCTCTCCCGCCTCCTTTCGGTGAACGGCGGGAACGACACCTCCACtaggttcctgatatagaaccactccccatgccaccctcgaTTGGAGTTGCAGGGGGAGTACATGGGGTAGGAGCCCCGTGGCCTCGGCTTCTTCTGCAGCGCGAATCCCCCAACCGGCAtgacttcccctccgacaagcctTGCCCGGTGAAGATTTGCCAGAAgaagtccacgtgtggctccatcccaagaaatgcctcatagacggtgatgaagccagcgACGTGCAGCACCCCTATcagattgaggtgttgcagctccaggccccactcattaaggatcCCATGCAAGAATCAGTGCGTGGGATGTCCTAGCCTAtgctcgtggaaggcgaggaaggagacaacctcgtcGGACCAAGGTCACGGAATAGCCTCCCCTGGTGCCGGAGCCCTCTAgtacgccacctccttcggtggaagtagccccttctcggcgaaggcggccaTCACcgcctcatctacgttggatggccTCCAGTTCGACATTGTGCTCTAGATTCACAAAcaaatctgtgagttctcctctccctcgcttcaccctctttctcctaggaaccaccgcgGCGCGCGAACGGGCTTggcgaaaaggaagaaggaggagaaacatcagttggagaataggcgaaggaatggacgaaaaccctctcccttcccctatttaaggaggagacacagtagttggagaaaggcgaaggattTGGGTGAAAacactctcccttcccctattcaatgcggatAGGCATGCGGTGGGACGCGTCCTGACCAATGGGATGTGCCCTACCCAACAAAACGACGCCTGGTTAtacgggacatggcctaggcatggcccaccactaccgcatgccgagcacaggaaacaaggcgcaaccgcaCGTAGACGGCCCTTCGCCTTCCCAAGctagacttggaagggcccaacgatGGGATCTTCATCAAGGAGAGACCAACAGGCTTCCTGAGTCTATCGGATGGCTTAGGCGactgccgagagacaggtaaggagcagtgggacgtCCCATGTGGGATATGCCGTCTCCATCACGAACAACGAACACGGATCCCATTTAGACATATCCGACAAGAACtcctcaaacccatcactcgagtcatcaaggtaactttaccaaaccctcttactttattttttatgcatgatcattcattcatccattctcatgcacgcattcacacattcattcataccatcatccattcatctcatacatccaaagcatcgcatatgcaattaatgcatcacaacgctttgtgttgtgtcatgaagcggtagttgcctcattcaacatgagcaatgatcgATCGAGGTTCAAAGGTAGGCCCATGAAGGGCTTAAGactgcctcgtgtcaaacagagctaggggagaaaacacagatgagccccaatggcccTCGCCCAGTATGCTTAGAAgcaaacagggtcatctcaaccttcttgttcgatcctaacctcgagccatgcccacaaaatctccatcgagaggaggcgagcgggccacctgagtcggtctccggaatgacctggGCATCTACCGAAAGATGGGTTAAGAAGCAaaggaatgccacatgagggctatgccgaccccatcatgaacgacggacccagattctgcTCGAAcgcacccgttagtgagctcatcgagcgcgacactcgagccatcgaggcaagtgacgttagctcagcccctcggGTTGCGAAAACtatggatggggtaacacacggaactagaccaacccctaccgaaccaacagggcttgggggctcaggtCGCTCGACGCCGACTAGGGAAATCAATCGACCGCGCACATCGTGGGTGGGACAAACATGGGCGAACACCCCGAACGGCAGAAACATGAGTCTGCGGCCCTAGGAAAGAGTGTCAAGATACTCAGCCTCTAACCGACTCAACAGTCGGatgcaggctcaggggctacacccaccaggtgcgctcgcCCGCACCCGCTTGCAAGTCAAAAaaaccctagacgattctaccaaaatcgctcgagggctacacccaccgggtgcgctcgcgcgcacctacTGACAAAACGAAGAATCCCCCTGACGATTCTACtcaaatcgctcgggggctcctgtcgggttcatagacCCGAGGTCCCTAATGGGCTCGCTTCCCtacaaaagcttggcccagcagacggcattacagacgacgcgcaactcctaggaCGGCCCTGATACCTAACGATAGTCCGGAAGAGTGATCCGGTCTCCGACCGGAAAGCCTCCGACAACGACCGGCTTCTCCaatcggaaggtctggccaaggaggggacgatgctcgcttcctactccgacccgtTTCTCTGACCGgaagtacaccgaacctctgcatACAGCTCTTTCTCCGACCAACGCGGTCAGAGCTGACTAGGAATGACCGAACGggaacgcccgctcggtgaggacccaagaaatcaggcggagcagataaggtgagGCGTtcaaagtcaaccgcaataccgaggaccgtaccctgcacacctgcaggacataATTCCTCCCAATTGAAGGATGTGCTGACTTCGTCGTCAAGAGATATGTCCATCGGTGGAGGTCTGTTCATGAATCTTCGCAGCTTTCTGCATGATAGTTTTAATTGTATACAACCTGTTCAGttgactggttcgtatcgttgctggttcgtgaagaagtactgctggctggtttgtgtgagagaaaaatattgttccgactgataATTTACAattatttacgacaagccacagccaaacgaacaggctgataagtGTTCTTGATATTCCGAGGTCTTGTAACTCAGTCTGCGCACGAGCTTGCTAGGTTGGGTATGAGTTGGGACCTGGGTCAAGTTTGCCTCTGGACTGACCCCTCCCTGAATTTGTAACTCTGTTGGATTGCTCGCGATTTGGCTAAGCTTGAGTCTCTTAATACAAGGCCGTAGAGCCTGGGTACgtatcaacaaaaaaaaaaaaaaacctgagCTCTAGGGAGTGCTATCGTGTACTACAGAATAAACTTTTAGAGCCCGTGAAAATTAATTTCTAGATGAGTTCAAAAAAAAACTGAATAGATCATTTTTTTAGTACGGAGTTCGTAACCATATTTTGGCAAAGGCTTTTAGGCGAGTAAATAATTGTTCCTAGTCATTTGATTTTTCATGCCAACTATGTGCGTTCTCCAGGCTTTGAAACCGTGACCTAAGCGTCGCTACAGTGTTGTTGGCAATAGAAGAACCTTTCCTTAATACTTCTGGTTTGGGAACAATTTCTAGGAAACACCACCTTTACCTCCTTGAAAAGAATTTCAAGAGCTGTTTATAATATATCAAATCATCTCTAAAATTAGACTCTATTTATAAAGACGGTTTATCATGTGACCTGCTCTTAAAAATAGAACTTTTTTTATAGCGGTGCTGTCACAGAAAAATAGATATTTTCATGACTATTTCCACTTATAATATGTTGTTTGTGACAACAAAAAAGATAATCAATAGAGAATATTTCTAAATATCAATCTAAAGCAACTACTTTTATAGCATAAACTTTTCGTATGATTAGAGTAATTGCTGGTAAAAAATTCCAATGTTGCCTTGTATTTTGAAAAGACGGAGGGAGCAATAAGCCGCAAATGTCTATATCAACGAGTTGCCGATAAAAATCCTAGCAGGAATGTGCCATACTCGACAAACGGCACCTGTAAAAAAGTAAGCTGGTTACTAGGCACAGCGCCACTGGGCGCTATCACCGTTTCGGTCGCCGGAGATGTGCAAACAATAAACTGGCGTTTTCGCGCTGTCGCTGGCAGCTTTGGAGTGTGGTGACCGGCGAACGAAGACATTTCCTCGTCCAGGCGTTCTGAATACTACTCGTCAGTCGTCACCGCGGTTCCTAGTACAATTGCTCGAATGCCGCCGCGGCCTCCGCTTGCGTCGAACAGTCGCGCGCGGGCGAGATGGGAGACGCCGGCTTCGCTCTCCTCATCGCGTTAACGGCCGCCCTGGCCGCGCTGTTCCTCGTCCTGCTCGGGGCCGTCGTCGTCCGGCACTGCTGCTGGCGGCGCCGCGACGACGTGTCGCCCACGCGCCGCGGCTTCGTCCTTTTCGACGTCTGCTTCGCCGAAGACAGGCAGCGGGGCGCCGTGAGGCCGCCGTCGTCGTCCATGGAGAGGAGCCGGGGGCGGCGGTCCACGGGGGCGAGGGAGGGCCGGGACCACGCGCCCGGCGGCGTCGAGGCCGCGGCGGCGGACGAGCAGGTGGAGCCCGACGAGTTCGAGATCGCGAGGTGGAAGAAGATCTTCGGGGGCCCCAACAGGTCCCTGTCCACGATAGACGAGGGCACGGAGAAGGGCGGCACGACGCCGATCACGACGCCCTCCTTCTGCACGCCCCCCGAGTCGCCTGACCGACTGGACGCCCGCGCCCTGGACATGGAGACCGTCGCGGTGCAACTTCGTCAGGCGTAACACTAGGTACTTCCTCTGTGTGTGTTTTGAGTATGCGACACTAGGTATTGTTGGTTACGAGTATGCGACACATGAGCAGTAGTGACGTACAGCTAGTTGAAATCATATGCCGCGAAACAAGAGCATCATTCTTGTACAAGATCATGTACGTAGCTAGTAGTAGTAAACTATTTTTGCAGGTGAATGGAACTTTCTAACCGAGCTGTTTAGTACTGTTTGACAGTGAGTAGCGAATAAATTACTCCAAGTAAACGTCGTGCCTGTATACTGACCTACTGTATGGTTGCATAAGCCTAGCCCGCTGAAGTATCCAGTCATCTCGGTCCCTTCGGGATCAAGGAAGGAAGTGAGGCGTGCTGCGTGCAACCACCATTTCCATCACCTCAAGATCGACCGCTAGCTAGCGATCGGTGCCACGGTGGTCCGTGCTCAGCATTCAGGAATCACAGGAAGCAGTTACTGCAACGTCCTGTCGTCCCCCCCTCCTACGCTAGTCGTAAACATGTGGGCCTCTCCCTCTGGCGTGGTCATCGACGGACGACCTCAGGCCTCAGCGGCGACCGTCACCTGGTTCGTGCTCAGCAACCCAACTTTGAACGCGGACTCGGGGATCGACCGACAGCGACACCCTCGCATGCAGGTCTGCCCCGTCGTCCCTCGCAGCTAGATGGCTGCCAGGCTGCGGCAGCGGTGCCGTTAGGCCGGTCTCGGTGGGAGGTTTGACCTCCCAATTTTCAAAACGTGACATTAAGAATGAGACTCAATGCAGAGTTTCATACACTAGCTTTAGCATTTCGTATAATGTGTTGTAATCAAATGTGGTTTGTGAACTATGTAGCTTTTGGGCAATGCTACGGTACAATCTTTACCTACGAGGAAGtaagatctcaaatcaatctgaACCATTGATTTTTCACATTTATGAattacttaataaattaaaaaatcCAGTAAAATAAGctagaaaaagagaaaaagattCTCCGGATCTTGTAATCTTGGGATAACATGGAAGTGGGTTGGCCTTCCTTTGTATACATGCATGATGATTAAAAAAATATGTTAAGATTAGCAACCAACGAAAGTTCAAAATAAACACGGatatgaaattaaaaaaaaaagttgtcacctaAGTCTAACACGCTAGCTAATAAAACAGGTAACACAGGAGGTATACGTACATGCATGAAAAAATCGATCAATTACGTTTAAAGTCTGTAAACTAATACAGGAGGTAACGTACGTGCATGCATAAAAAAATCAATTACATTCAGAGTTTGTAAACTAACAGATGGAACACGTACATACATCAAAAACAGTTGCTAACACGACACGAGCTAACATAAAGGCGTTACatgcacacacaaaaaaaaaataacaTGCTAGTTAAATACATCATGTCCAAAGTTTGCAAACTAAAAAGATTCACTATATcctataaatcatgcatgcatcaattAGATCTACAAAAGAAAAGTTATAGCTAAAACTTTCTTAATTTATCATACtttacaaaataaaaaataaaataaatacatATTTCATCTATTACCACCTCCTAGAGGTAATAGATGATCCTAGCCATCCCCTACTAAAATGGTGAAATTCTTCTAGTGTTTTTAAGTAGTAATAAAACACTGCCACTAGTCATAGCACGTTGGAATATCACTAGGCATTTAGTAGAGaaaatttatactaaattttGAATGTTAAAACATTAGAAGAAGCCCACCTAAGTCTAAAATTCTGGTCGTGTCCGATCTATTTGAAGGTACCACATCAATGCCCGTAGCTTTTTTCCTcgcaaaaaaaacaaacaaactatGCAGCCTTTTGCAGCGTCAGTTTATACACATAAAAAAACACAGCATTCATATGTGATCACTTCAGTTTCACGTTCAGCTGCGCTGGAACTGAATTGAAAAAAAGGACAGGAAAGCTGGGCACTGGAACACAGAAATGGGGAAAATCGGCAAGCTGTGTTTGAACTGAATCTATCTCAAGCCTGGTGCACATCATGCCGCTGAACAAAAGCAGCGGCTACTGCTGTAGACATGAAGTTGCTGTTGCTGTTGAACAAAAACAGCAGCTACTAATTTTAACCACAAGACATTCAGTTCTAAATTTTAAGACTTGAAATTCACACACAATTTAGAACCTGTGCATATCAAAATGATCATAGATGTCAAACCAGCAGTTCAGATCAGGATGATCCTTAAATCTGTAGACTTGCATAAATGAATGCTCGTTGGTTGCATGATGGCTTCTACATATTGCTTTTCTGACAGAAATTTATATGCAGGCGCACTAAATTCATACTACAGAAAATGCATACTAGAGCATCATACTAAAGAAAAAAAGGACcaatcaaagaagaagcaaggtATTTTTTTCAGGCATCCAAATCATTGCAGAGATACATCAAAAACACTTGCAGGCATCAAAATCTCTATCTGTAAAAATCACTTGCATGCATCAGACCACTTGCAGGCATCAAAATCACAGGCGAGGAAGCTGAAGGCGTTCGTCCCAAACAAAGCACGAGACAAGCAGCACACCGCACACAGCGAGTGCACGCGGCAGCGGACAACCAGCACGCGAGCGGACGCGGCGACCGCGACCTGCGTGTACCTGCGGCGGCTTGGGCGAGCGGACGCGGCAGGGCGGGCGGGCGAGCCGAGGCGACCGCTACCTGCGTGTACCTGCGTCGAGCACGACCTGCGTGTACCTGCGGCGGCCTGGGCGAGCGGACGCGACAGCGCGGACCGTGCGAGCGGACGCGGTGGAGACGCAGGGCGCGTCCTGATGCTTGGCGTGGACAGAGTAGGCGCGGTCGCGGGCGGAGCAAGACGTAGTCGGCGAGGAGCTCGTCGTGGGTCTTGAGCAGGACGGCGCGGATGCAGGCCGGTGTTGGAAGCGGTGTCGTGGTCGGCTGCGGCACGCCCGACGCGGCTGCAGCGGGGTCGGGGAAGGGACCGCTCCTGGATCTCCGACCCAGCTGCTCGGCTCTACTGCACGGGAGCAGGAAGAAGAACCGCACGAGCAGGAAGAAGAATGGCGGGAGGATTGGGGCGGGGCGCGGGAAGGATGGCGATGGGGGCGGGGCAGATTGGGGCGGAGCCGCGCGCAAGCAGCAAGGGATCGCGCGGTGAAATCTTTCCCCTCAACGCGGGTGTCGTGCGATTTCCAACAAGTTGGAATCAGTGCACGGTCGTTTCGCCCGCAAGAAAcgtttctcttctctctcctgcACGGAACATGGAAAGATTTCATTTTTTATGAATCGTCGTCCTATTTAATGTGCATAAAACCACATGAAGACCTTACTGAGCTGGGCTACTTACGGTCGGTTCCTTGTGCTTTCTTGGTTCGTACTCCATACCAAAATCTCCATCGTTGGCTAGAGCAAGGCCACAGTCTCTAttttatcttactattactaattagagccCCTAATGAAAACATCACGTTAATTCTCACCGGACGCactaaaaaaaaagataaatcttAGAAATTCTCATAATAATTACAAACATCTGGCCTTTGatttggtagactctaatcatGATCACCGATAATAGCCATTAGATCTATTGTAGTTTATTAAAAATTTACCCACCACTGtcattataaaaaatacataaagtaacaccctaattttacatctaaattacccatctttgccattacaaaagataattcaaaataacacCCTATATTCAGCGGCGGAGCTAAGGAACTTTCGCGACTAGGGCCAATATTATGAACCACTAACACCAGATCGCATGCTAATGGACAAAAGTAATGCTAGTATATAGATTTAGGTGGAAAAAACAAAGGAATTACTCTAGTGTTTTTTCTCACGCCTGGGGCCATGGCCATACTGGCCCTAGCCTTATATCCGCCACTGCCTATATTTGTTTGTAAATTATCCACATATGTCCTTCTAAAAGAATTAAAACAACTTCctcaatttgcatctaaattatccaCATTGGCAACATAATTTAAATTAAACCCCTATAATATTACACCTAAATTATCCAGCTTTgccattataaaaaaaataatttaaaataatcatctaaatttatatctaaattatccacatctaccttatgaaagataatttaaaatgacTCCTAgtgattttataaattattagcCTTTATCATTATGAAAGTTAATGCAAAGTAATATTCTAAGTTTGGATTTAGCCTATCCATATATGTCGTTGTGAAAGATAATATAAGGTACTATATTTATATTTGTATGTATagccattataaaaaataaacaaaaaaatctTTGCAGTCTACACGTAAACAGTAATATATATTATTACAAGAAAATAAATCAATATCCATAAAGTATGATACATATATATTTTAAAATTTCAGACTTCTATAATCAAGAAATAAAATAACTATAATACTATGTTCGACCATGTATATCAAatatacatgtatacattaggataaatatttattttaataactTATGAAACATAGAAAAATATTCACTTAACAAACAAAAGAATATATATGTTTAGTGAACatttttaatatttttaataaaagATAAAGAATACATGAATACTAGAGTTTCTATTTAACATGTGAAATATTGCAAcaacttgattaataattactccctccgttctaatttATAAATCGGTTTgactttttttggtacatctattttgctatattTTAGAAGTGTGGGGATCACTGGTAGCTATATTTTTTCTAGCCATTTAAGAATACTTTATAGTAAAAAGTCAGTCATTATTAGTTTAAGTATTAAAATACTCTTGAGGTTAGCACTGCTACCCTGTTTGAGATCTCACTTCAAACTCTATGACTTATCTTAAGCGATATGGTGTATGTTTCAAATAATGGCTTATGCTATTGTAGTGCTTAAGAACATACTCTATGACCTAAAATACAtatttttaaaaagttcaaaaaaGAGAGTTAATGAAAGATACAATCATCACAAGGGTTTCAACTTAACTTTGAGGAGAGAAAAGTCTCCATAAGAATAAAATAtaaaaatcaaaatttagattCATGACTTTCATAAGATACATGATGCAACAAGAGACACCTTGATTAATACTAAGGTTTCAAAGTAATTGTAGTTTAAAAATCTACAGAGGTACAGGTGCCATGCAAAGGGAAAATACGAATATGGATAAAAGAATATAGATTAGTTCATTGAGAAATAGTAATCAATAAGTTTATGATAACTAGATATATAGACTAGAGAGTATCTATTATGTCTATTGtgttagaaaataaacaaaggGAATTCTTTATTAGTTAGATGTActctctccattctaaattataagacgttttgaatTATCTAAATACATAATTTTTGTTATATACTTAGATGTATTGtctaaatatatagtaaaaaaCAATATATCTTAAAaagtcaaaatatcttataatttggattgAATGAAATAATACTTATATATTCCATAATGCTAGCCCGTGTGAGAGCATGCGTTGATAGACTAGTTGCTCCAAATAAAAACTGATACCTGATAGGCCGAACGCAATACAACGACTTCACCGTGGATTTCACTTTCGGCATCATGCTCGCGATGCTTTCACGTGCCCCTCCATCATGACCATTCTCATTCTCATCAAGTGCATGGTGATGTGCCGATTATTGGGATCTTCTTGGACGGGACTCCACCACCTGGTCAAATTGTTCCGTTTATTTAAGTAGTAGTTTTTTCCAAGCGTGCAATATGTTCACGTGAAAAAAACAAACGCTCCAATATGTTTTTTGATCGAGGAAATTTACTGTTCGTTCGATCGCGCATGACTTCAGAGGTACGATGTTACGTGCATCCGTGGTGGTTCGTTTGAGAtcagagagaaagaaaaaaaaagaacgtAGCCTCGTAGGTACATCATTCATTGACCAGAAGTCAGAATATCTAGGCCCTGTTTGGGGCTAAATTTTAGTCCAGTCTTTTTAGTCACTCGTAGCCTTGTATGTATCTAACTATGAGAGCTAAAACTAACGACTAAACTTTAGTCTGTTCTTTTTTCATTAGCCCACCAAGATAAGCTAAAGACAGCTAAAAGTGGTCTTTCTGGACAAAAGACATATTATTCCCACCCACCCGAGCGTACCCTTATCTCTTGAGGCTTTTACATGTATACCATTAAAAAAGTTTATAATTACACACTAAgtcattaaaaaagttgaccGTACACGAGTGCCgtcgttctgaacttctttgctcttcAAGCCATTCCATCGGTGTTCTATTCATTTTTCACCGTTACATGTAGGCCCGGTCAGTATAAAGGTCCAGAATACCCTTCTCCACACTGCTCGAAAAGGCCTTTCTCCCACTCGCAAAGGCCTTTCTCCACACTGCATCTGCTACGTCGTGCAAGGCACGGCCACGGGGGCCACAAGTCCTGGCGGTACGCGCGGCAATGCGAGGACAGTCCCTGGCACCAGCGCGCCCGGTGCGTAGAGCAGTGCAGGGAGGAGGAGCGAGAGAAGCAGCAGGAGGAGCGGGGCGGCAggcacgagcacgagcacgaccGCCGTGGCGACCGGCGCGGCGAGGGCTCGTCGGGAGACGAGCGTGAGCAGGAGCCAGGCCGGCGGCCGTACGTGTTCGACCGGCGCAGCTTCTGCCGCGTCGTCCGGAGCGAGCAGGGGTCCGTGAGGGTGCTCCGGCCGTTCCACGAGGCGTCCAAGCTCCTCCGCGGCATCCGGAACTACCGCGTGGCGGTCCTGGAGGCGAACCCGCGCTCGTTCATCGTGCCCGGCCACACCGACGCGCACTGCATCTGCTACGTCGTGCAAGGTACGCCGGTGACCGTGATCGAGGACGCCGTCATGTACGTTTGTTGTTGTGCTTAGCTGATCGACTGGATTTCATTGGTTGCTAGGCGAGGGAGTGGTGACGACGATCGAGAACGGCGAGAGGCGCTCGTACACCATCAAGGAAGGCCACATCTTCGTGGCGCCGGCCGGGGCCATCACCTACCTGGCCAAGAC includes:
- the LOC136459508 gene encoding uncharacterized protein — encoded protein: MGDAGFALLIALTAALAALFLVLLGAVVVRHCCWRRRDDVSPTRRGFVLFDVCFAEDRQRGAVRPPSSSMERSRGRRSTGAREGRDHAPGGVEAAAADEQVEPDEFEIARWKKIFGGPNRSLSTIDEGTEKGGTTPITTPSFCTPPESPDRLDARALDMETVAVQLRQA